The sequence GTCAAATTGAATTTGGATTTGTTTAACCGGGACTTGGGGTTCAAGTTGCAGATCCACAATGCCGGGAATACCACTCATGGCGGATTGTACCTGTTTACCAATGGTACGGAGTTGTTCAAGTTCGGGTCCGTAGATTTTAACAGCGATCGCACTTCTGACTCCTGATAAAATTTCATCCATGCGGTGTGAGATAAACCCGCCAATATTGGTTGCAACACCAGGAAGTTTTTCAAGCTCTTTACGGAGTACTTCAACAGTCTTCTCTCGATCCTTTCCTCCTTCTTCACTAATTTGCACATCCAACTCACCAAAGTTTACCCCTGCCACATCCGGGTCTCCTTGAGCAAACCCAGAGCGAAACGCAATGGTATCGAAACGCTGATCCTTTTTGAGGGCATCCATCACCGCTAAAGCTGCTTGGTCAGTTGCATTCAGGGATTCACCGGGTAAAAGAATTATTGCATTGACCAAAGAGCGGTCTTGGAACTCTGGCAGGAAGACTTTTCCTAATCCAGGTAGAATTATCATAGATGCAACAAAAGCCGCAAGTGCAACTCCTAAAACTACCTGGGGGCGACGAATTGAAAATTTCAAGGCTGGACGATAAAATTGATGTACTTTGCGCTCTAGCCAAGTTTCCGTACTAGGTAAACGGCGATTTGCCAGTAGTAAGGCACATAGTGCTGGAGTCAGTGTTAATGCAACTAAGGTAGAAGCAAGAATCGATAGCAAATACGCCATTCCCATTGGTGTAAAAATGCGACCTTCTACCCCAGACAAAACAAAAATCGGTGCAAAGACTACTGCAATAATTACTGTAGAAAATAGAACACTAACACGTACCTCTACTGAACCATCAAACACGACTTGTAAAGGATTTTTCGGGTTGTCTGCTATTTGGTTCTCCCTCAATCGGCGGTAAACGTTTTCCATATCAACGATGGCATCATCAACCACAGAACCAATAGCAACCACCAGTCCACCCAAGGTCATGGTGTTAATGCCCTGTCCAGTCCAGCTCAGAATAATCATCCCCAACAGTAACGACACAGGCAGCGCACTAAGGCTAATAATAACCGTGCGCCAGTTCATCAAGAAGATAATCAGAATAACTGAAACAATAATTACGCCATCCCGCAGGGCTTCCTCAACGTTTTTGACCGAAGCTTCAATGAATAAATTCTGGTCAAAGGTCTTAGTAAACTTGACATCCTTCGGTAGCCCTGGTTTAATCTCTTCCATTGCTGCTTCCACAGCTTTGACAACGGTGGGAGTGTCTGCCACAGGCTGCTTGGAGACAGTTAAAATTACCGCTCGTTTGCCTTGAAATAGTCCATCTCCACGTCGCAGTGCTGGACCAATTTTGACCTCTGCTACCTGTTCTAGTAATACGGGTGTACCTTTCGTCGCCTTAATTACTGAACGCTTGAGCTTGTCAATCGACTCGATCCGCCCAATTCCCCGAATTAGCGTTTCTTGATCGGGAGTAATTAAAAATCCCCCCGGCACGTTGACGTTGGCATTCTGCACTGCTTGGGTGACTTCTGGCAAGGATACATTGTAGGCTTTAAGCTTATCTGGGTCAACCAAAACTTGATACTGTCGCTCATCCCCACCGTAGAGAAATACGTTACTCACCCCTGGTACAGCCAGCAAGCGATTTCTTACATCCCAGTTGACAATGCGCCACACCTCCATCATGTCAGTGCTTTCAGCAGAAAAAGCGTATTTGACAGCCCATCCCAAGGGCGAGTTAACAGGCAGAATTTCTGGCTGCTCAACCCCTTGTGGCAGTTGCGCCCTTTGTAATCGCTCTGTCACCAGTTGACGCGCACGGTATATATCAGTGTCCCAGCTAAAGACGGCTTTAATTGCAGAAATTCCCACAGCGGAAGCGGAGCGAAGCGATTCTAGTCCAGGCGTTCCGTTAATCGCGCTCTCAATCGGGCGAGTCACCAAAGACTCGATTTCTTCTGGTGCTAAACCGGAAGCTTGAACTTGAATTTCTACTTGGGGAGGAGCAAAGGCAGGAAATACATCAAGAGGCATTTGCGTTATCACGCGCAATC is a genomic window of Fortiea contorta PCC 7126 containing:
- a CDS encoding efflux RND transporter permease subunit, whose translation is MLNTIVKWSIAQRWLIVIASIIISLWGLRVITQMPLDVFPAFAPPQVEIQVQASGLAPEEIESLVTRPIESAINGTPGLESLRSASAVGISAIKAVFSWDTDIYRARQLVTERLQRAQLPQGVEQPEILPVNSPLGWAVKYAFSAESTDMMEVWRIVNWDVRNRLLAVPGVSNVFLYGGDERQYQVLVDPDKLKAYNVSLPEVTQAVQNANVNVPGGFLITPDQETLIRGIGRIESIDKLKRSVIKATKGTPVLLEQVAEVKIGPALRRGDGLFQGKRAVILTVSKQPVADTPTVVKAVEAAMEEIKPGLPKDVKFTKTFDQNLFIEASVKNVEEALRDGVIIVSVILIIFLMNWRTVIISLSALPVSLLLGMIILSWTGQGINTMTLGGLVVAIGSVVDDAIVDMENVYRRLRENQIADNPKNPLQVVFDGSVEVRVSVLFSTVIIAVVFAPIFVLSGVEGRIFTPMGMAYLLSILASTLVALTLTPALCALLLANRRLPSTETWLERKVHQFYRPALKFSIRRPQVVLGVALAAFVASMIILPGLGKVFLPEFQDRSLVNAIILLPGESLNATDQAALAVMDALKKDQRFDTIAFRSGFAQGDPDVAGVNFGELDVQISEEGGKDREKTVEVLRKELEKLPGVATNIGGFISHRMDEILSGVRSAIAVKIYGPELEQLRTIGKQVQSAMSGIPGIVDLQLEPQVPVKQIQIQFDRDAAARYGLTVGELAETIETGLNGKAVSQVLEKQQTFNLVVWLQERYRNNLDVIGNLLVDTPNGQKIPLSQVAKVDYGTGPSTINRENVSRLIVVSANVSGKDLGSVIKDVRDRVKQIQLPGGYYVQFGGQFQAQEQATQTLIIAGAIALAVISVLIYFAVKSIPATAMIMINLPLALIGGVISVAIGGGIISVASMVGFITLFGVATRNGLLLVDNYNNRLAEGIPLKQVIVDGSMERLVAILLTALSSALGMVPLVIGSGAGKEILQPLAVVVLGGLVTSTALTLLVLPALYSLFGKFLVPKKTTQVQEIDVTQGSVV